A window from Melitaea cinxia chromosome 5, ilMelCinx1.1, whole genome shotgun sequence encodes these proteins:
- the LOC123653473 gene encoding heat shock 70 kDa protein 14 produces the protein MATAYGIHLGNSSGCLAAFTNGTAAVLANDAGDRVTPAVVALNGTEWEIGLPAKSGQPNSKAIIKYNKRLMNCDFNEEDLSYVETASSCRVQNDEELVYEFQTSETKLYSNPDNIATKIYAKLYTIASHAVQNEGDLKLVLAAPLYWSNASRERLVKCAELAGFDVLQVISEPAAALLAYNIDDLVEDINVLVYRLGGSTCDASIVKVSNGFLSVEKNIFRADLGGQCLTKDLADYVAQEFRQKWKLDPHESRRAMSKLLHHADNCKHVLSTLSSAHVFIESLLDGVDWSQNVTRARFENIISSKISSYIEPAKKVIDSFDGKISKIVLCGGSMKIPKLQSAVASLLPEAEVLSGINPDEVIAVGCAKQAGLILDLPELSLSNTSTEVEFLGTDIYMKYLDKTVKLFQEGTPPFAQNICNIEAEKDIKDISFTLHDDPENEQFAKETFNVESLNKPFKLKATLQQSNILLQVE, from the coding sequence ATACATTTGGGAAATAGTTCGGGTTGTTTAGCGGCATTTACTAACGGCACTGCAGCAGTTTTAGCGAACGATGCAGGAGACAGAGTCACCCCCGCAGTAGTTGCATTGAATGGCACCGAGTGGGAAATAGGCTTACCGGCGAAGTCAGGTCAACCAAACTCTAAagctataataaaatacaacaagcGGCTTATGAACTGTGATTTTAACGAAGAGGATTTATCTTACGTGGAGACTGCTTCTTCGTGCCGCGTTCAGAATGATGAAGAATTAGTGTACGAGTTTCAAACAAGTGAAACCAAATTATATTCGAATCCAGATAATATAGCTACGAAAATATATGCTAAACTTTATACTATTGCCAGTCACGCTGTTCAAAATGAAGGAGACCTAAAGCTGGTTTTAGCTGCACCGCTCTATTGGTCAAATGCTAGTAGAGAGAGATTAGTCAAATGTGCGGAATTAGCTGGGTTTGATGTGTTGCAAGTCATAAGTGAGCCTGCTGCGGCACTACTAGCTTACAATATTGACGATCTAGTAGAAGATATCAATGTCTTAGTGTACAGACTTGGTGGCTCAACATGTGATGCGTCAATCGTAAAAGTATCAAATGGTTTTTTGTCagtggaaaaaaatatatttagagcTGATTTAGGTGGACAATGTCTCACAAAAGATTTAGCTGATTATGTAGCCCAGGAGTTCAGACAGAAATGGAAGCTGGATCCCCATGAAAGTCGGAGGGCTATGTCAAAGCTATTACACCACGCAGACAACTGCAAACATGTACTATCAACACTTAGCTCGGCACATGTCTTTATTGAATCACTTCTAGATGGTGTAGACTGGAGTCAAAACGTGACTCGTGCAAGGttcgaaaatattatttcttcaaAAATCTCATCCTATATAGAACCAGCTAAAAAAGTAATTGATAGTTTTGATGGTAAAATAAGCAAGATAGTACTCTGTGGTGGCAGCATGAAAATACCTAAGCTGCAGTCGGCAGTTGCAAGTTTATTACCTGAGGCAGAAGTACTGTCAGGTATTAATCCTGATGAAGTAATAGCTGTAGGATGCGCAAAACAAGCAGGACTGATTTTAGATTTGCCTGAGTTGTCTCTGTCAAACACTAGTACAGAAGTTGAATTCCTAGGAACAGATATATACAtgaaatatttagacaaaacaGTTAAATTATTTCAAGAAGGAACTCCACCATTTgcacaaaatatttgtaatattgaagCAGAGAAAGACATTAAAGATATCAGTTTTACATTACATGACGATCCAGAAAATGAACAGTTTGCAAAGGAGACGTTTAATGTTGAAAGCTTAAATAAACCATTCAAATTAAAAGCGACATTACAACAAAGTAACATTTTATTACAGgttgaataa